One part of the Schistocerca piceifrons isolate TAMUIC-IGC-003096 chromosome 7, iqSchPice1.1, whole genome shotgun sequence genome encodes these proteins:
- the LOC124805710 gene encoding putative uncharacterized protein DDB_G0271982, with product MDNEQQSVSSDTELESGTQSNVSDVVQEVQYENLGAEGQEMLPLPPSDSVDSGNTVPSASTGHRPESDEVSEVQSLRVMFERMLNFQAEFVRVQAERDRERDAKQAERDRERDAEQAERDQRLVAEFAKQAERDRERDAKQAERDRRLHERDLQLMQTLEVMQSEIVSLKQKYETIPKTVQELSERVDSVQVANANIVEEISVLTNRVEQLEIDTTQVIENKVIEQVHKVENEVIKEIDQKVHAAIEARDVGSSADVQNLKRIVHKDIPLWQRSVDRRLAEMELSLRHDEARAYVTPARSNNDRHINTTVKNCDCETEQATNEDVKAASEQARSNGNGYRNGRNNTPPPSNGNGGGNNRRQEYAQNGNRGRDRNGNSPPVNNDRKRRFDDRYETGPPSNNRWKNARGPSNTNTYNDANRTWPQNQRPSPDRQNR from the exons atggataatgagcaacagtcagtaagtagtgataccgagttggaaagtgggacacaaagtaatgttagtgatgtagttcaggaagtacaatatgaaaatctgggggcagaagggcaagaaatgttgccattgccacccagtgattcagttgatagcggaaacactgtgccatccgcaagcactggacacagACCAGAGAGtgatgaggtgtcagaagtgcaatcattaagagttatgttcgagcgcatgctcaatttccaagctgaatttgtacgtgtgcaagcagagcgtgatagagaacgtgatgctaaacaagcagaacgcgatagagaacgtgatgctgaacaagcagagcgtgaccagagattggtagctgaatttgccaaacaagcagagcgcgatagagaacgtgatgctaaacaagcagagcgtgaccgacgcctgcatgagagggacttgcagttgatgcaaactttagaagttatgcaaagtgagattgttagtttgaaacaaaaatatgaaaccatacccaaaacggtgcaagaattaagcgaaagagtagatagtgttcaagtggctaacgccaatatagtagaggaaatcagtgtcctgactaatagggtcgaacaactagaaattgacacaactcaagtaattgagaacaaagtgatcgaacaagtgcacaaagtagaaaatgaagtcataaaagaaatagatcagaaagtgcacgccgcaattgaggccagagatgtgggctcaagtgcggatgtgcaaaatctaaaaaggatagtgcacaaagacattccgctgtggcagcggagtgtggaccgtcgtcttgccgagatggagcttagcttgcggcatgacgaggcacgggcgtatgtcacgccagccaggtccaacaatgataggcatataaatactacagtaaaaaattgcgactgcgagacagaacaggcaaccaat gaggacgttaaggcagcctctgaacaggctagaagtaacggaaatggttatagaaatggtagaaataacacgcctccaccaagtaatggaaacggcggaggtaataataggagacaggagtatgcacaaaacggaaatagaggtagagaccggaacggcaatagtccgccggtgaataatgaccggaaaaggaggttcgatgaccggtatgagacaggcccaccaagcaataatagatggaaaaatgccagggggccgagcaacactaatacttataatgatgcaaaccgaacttggccgcagaaccagaggcccagtccggaccggcaaaaca